From the genome of Pseudomonas putida:
ACAGCAGGCCGAGGCCTATGCGTTCGCGAAAAAGGGCAAGGACAAGGCCGCTGGCATCGAGTGGTCCCTGAGCGAGCTGGGTAACCCCATCCTGGCCGGCGCCACCGCCATCATCGAATGCGAACTGTGGCGTGAATACGAAGGTGGCGACCACGCCATCATGGTCGGCAAGGTACACAACCTGATCGTCCCTGAAGAAGCGCCACGACCGATGGTCTATTGCCGCGGCAAGATGGCCAGCCTGCCGGCGTTTGCCTGAAGCCTATCCTGAATCGAGACACCTGGCGCCTGCCCTGCCAGGCGCCAGACACTTTCAAGCGTTGAGGAATGCCCCATGAAATTTTCGTTGTTCGTGCACATGGAACGTTGGGATGAACAGGTCAGCCACCGCCAGCTGTTCGAAGACCTGACCGAACTGACCCTGATGGCCGAGAACGGCGGTTTCAGCACCGTGTGGATCGGCGAACACCACGCCATGGAATACACCATCTCGCCAAGCCCGATGCCGCTGCTGGCGTACCTCGCCGCACGCACCGAGAAGATCCGCCTGGGTGCCGGCACCATCATCGCGCCCTTCTGGAACCCGATCCGCGTCGCGGGCGAATGCGCCCTGCTCGACGTGATCAGCAACGGTCGCATGGAAGTCGGCCTGGCCCGTGGCGCCTACCAGTTCGAATTCGACCGCATGGCCAATGGCATGCCTGCCACCGACGGCGGCAAGGCCCTGCGCGAGATGGTCCCGGTAGTGCGCAAGCTGTGGGAAGGCGACTACGCCCATGAAGGCGAGGTCTACAAATTCCCCACCTCCACCAGCGTGCCGAAGCCGTTCAACGCCACCCCGCCGATGTGGATCGCCGCACGCGACCCGGATTCGCACAACTTCGCCGTGGCCAACGGCTGCAACGTCATGGTCACCCCGCTGATGAAGGGCGACGAAGAAGTGCTGGACCTGAAGAACAAGTTCCAGGCCGCCCTGGACAACAACCCGGACGTGCCACGCCCGCAACTGATGGTGCTGCGCCACACCCACGTGCACAGCCCGTCCGAGCCCGAAGGCTGGAAAGTCGGCGCCCAGGCCATTTCGCGCTTCTACCGTACCTTCGATGCCTGGTTCGGCAACAAGACCACCCCGGTCAATGGCTTCCTCGAGCCGAGCCCTGAGTCCAAGTTCGCCGAAGTGCCGGCGTTCCAGCTGGAGAATATCCGCAAGAACACCATGATCGGTACGCCCGAGGAGATCATCGCGCGTATCAGGTACTACCAGGAACTGGGCGTCGACGAGTTCAGCTTCTGGTGCGACAACAGCCTGCCCCACGCCGAGAAGAAGAAGTCGCTCGAGCTGTTCATCAAGGAAGTGGTGCCGGCGTTCGCTTGAATTCCCATTACCTGAAGCATTGCGGGACGCGCCCGCTCACGAGGGCCCCGGCGGCCCGCGCGAGCGGGCTTTTTTATGGGTCTGCAGCGGCCTCTTCGCGGGCAAGCCCGCTCGCACTGGTTCGTCTCAGCCTTCACGGCCGGCGCTGTACCTGTAGGAGCGGGTTTACCCGCGAAGAGGCCGGCACAGACACCCCATAAACCAAGACATCAGCCCACCTTTCGTCCCTTCGCAAGAGATTTTTCAAGCGCCCTCTTGCACAACAAATATTATGGTATACCATCAGACAACAAGAGCTGATAACCCTCACCAGGAGCCACCCATGAGTTTCGAAATCCGCAAGATCGTCACCTACTCCGAAGAGACCCGCATCGAAGGCGGCAAGGCCACCGACAAGCCGGTGACCATGGTCGGCCTGGCCGTGGTGATCAAGAACCCATGGGCCGGTCGCGGTTTCGTTGAAGATCTGAAGCCGGAGATCCGCGCCAACTGCTCGGACCTGGGTGCCCTGATGGTCGAGCGCCTGACCGCTGCCATCGGCGGTGCCGACAAGATCGAAGCCTACGGCAAGGCTGCCGTGGTCGGCGCCGACGGCGAAATCGAGCATGCCTCGGCGGTGATCCACACCCTGCGCTTCGGCAACCACTACCGCGAAGCCGTGCAGGCCAAGAGCTACCTGAGCTTCACCAACAAGCGCGGCGGCCCAGGCACCTCGATCCAGATCCCGATGATGCAGAAGGACGACGAAGGCCTGCGTTCGCACTACATCACCCTGGAAATGCAGATCGAAGACGCCCCACGCGCCGATGAGATCGTCGTGGTCCTGGGCGCTGCCGACGGCGGCCGCCTGCACCCGCGCATCGGCAATCGCTACATCGACCTGGAAGAACTGGCTGCCGAAAAAGCCAACGCTCAATAACAACAACCAGACGGGCCGGGGCGTTGCGTGCAAGCGCCACGCCCGACCTTCAAGGAGCGCCCTCCATGATTCAGCCTGTCGCTGAACGTACACCGGCCGGGACCAGTTACCTGGATCAAGGCCAGGGCCAACCCGTGGTACTGATCCACGGGGTGGGCCTGAACAAGGAAATGTGGGGCGGGCAGTTCGTGGGCCTGGCCAACGACTACCGCGTCATCGCCTACGACATGCTCGGCCACGGCCAGAGCGCGCTGCCTGCCGCCGACACCGGCCTGGAAGGCTACGCCGCGCAGCTGGCCGAATTGCTCGACCACCTGCAGATCAAGCAGGCGACCGTGATCGGTTTCTCCATGGGCGGCCTGGTCGCGCGCGCCTTCGCCCTCAACTACCCGCAGCGCCTGTCTGCGCTGGTAGTGCTCAACAGCGTGTTCAACCGCACCCCCGAGCAGAGCGCCGGGGTCATCGCCCGCGCCGCCCAGGCGGCTGAACTGGGCCCCGACGCCAACGTCGACGCTGCGCTGGATCGCTGGTTCAGCCGGGAATACAAGGCTGCCAACCCGGCGCAGGTCGCGGCCATTCGCCAGGTGCTGGCGAACAACGACCCGCAGGGCTACCACACCACTTATTCGCTGTTCGCCACCCAGGACATGTACCGCGCAGGCGACCTGGGCAGCATCCAGGTGCCGACGCTGATCGCCACCGGTGAACTCGACGCCGGCTCCACCCCGGCCATGGCCCGGCAACTGGCCGCCAGCATTCCTGGCGCACAAAGCGTGGTGCTCGCCGAACAACGGCATATGATGCCGGTGGAAGCACCCCGTGAAGTCAACAAGATGCTGCTGGACTTCCTCAAGGAAGCCCGCACGCTTACCGAATCCGCCAAGGGGATTGTTGCATGACCCTCGTTCGTTTCCAGATGTGCATCGACGGCCAATGGCTCGATGCCCAGAGCGGCAAGACCTTCGACAGCCTCAACCCGGCCACCGCCCAGGCCTGGGCGCAATTGCCCGACGCCGACGAAGCCGATGTCGAGCTGGCCGTGCAGGCCGCCCAACGCGCCTTCGACAGCCAGGCATGGCGCAGCATCACCGCCACCGCACGCGGCAAGCTGCTGCGTCGCCTGGGCGACCTGATCGCCGAGAACAAGGAACACCTGGCCCAGCTGGAAAGCCGCGACAACGGCAAGCTGATCCGCGAAACCCGCGGCCAGGTCGGCTACCTGCCCGAGTTCTTCCACTACACCGCAGGCCTTGCCGACAAGCTCGAAGGCGGCACCCTGCCGCTGGATAAACCCGACCTGTTCGCCTACACCGTGCACGAGCCGATCGGCGTGGTGGCCGGGATCATCCCGTGGAACAGCCCGCTGTACCTGACCGCGATCAAGCTGGCCCCGGCCCTGGCCGCCGGCAACACCATCGTGCTCAAGCCGTCCGAGCACGCCTCGGCGACCATTCTGGAACTTGCCCGCCTGGCGCTGGAAGCCGGTTTCCCGGCCGGCGTGGTCAACGTCGTCACAGGCTACGGCCCAAGCACCGGCGCAGCGCTGACCCGCCATCCGCTGGTGCGCAAGATCGCCTTCACCGGCGGCGCCGCCACCGCCCGCCACGTGGTGCGCAGCAGCGCCGAGAACTTCGCCAAGCTGTCGCTGGAGCTGGGTGGCAAGTCGCCGAACATCATCTTCGCCGACGCCGACCTGGACAGCGCCATCAACGGCGCCGTCGCCGGCATCTATGCCGCCTCCGGACAAAGCTGCGTGGCCGGCTCGCGCCTGCTGGTGCAAGACGAGATCTTCGACGAATTCGTCGAGCGCCTGATCGCCCGCGCCAAGCGTATCCGCATCGGCAACCCGCAGGACGACGCCAGCGAAATGGGCCCCATGGCCACCGCGCAGCAGCTGGCCGTGGTCGAAGGCCTGGTTGCCGCGGCCAAGGCCGAAGGCGCCGAACTGCACATGGGCGGCAAGCGTGCCGAGGTCGAGGGTGACGGCTGGTTCTACGAGCCGACCCTGTTCGAGTGCGACAGCAACTCGATGACCATCATGCAGGAAGAGGTGTTCGGCCCGGTCGCGGCGGTAATCCGCTTCAAGACCGAAGAACAAGCCCTGGCCATCGCCAACGACTCGCAGTTCGGCCTGGCAGCCGGCATCTGGACCCGCGACCTGGGGCGTGCCCATCGCCTGGCGCGTGACGTGCGTTCCGGGATCATCTGGGTCAACACCTACCGCGCGGTCTCGGCCATGGCACCGATCGGTGGCTTCAAGAACAGCGGCTATGGCCGCGAGAGCGGCATCGATTCGGTGCTTGCCTATACCGAGCTGAAGACCGTGTGGATCAACCTGTCCACCGCGCCCATGCCCGACCCGTTCGTGATGCGCTGAAGAGAGAACACGAAAATGATCGAACCCGGCATCTACAAAGACGTGATGGGCTCCTTCCCGTCCGGCGTCACGGTGGTCACCACCCTGGACGCCGACGGCGGCATCGTCGGCATCACCGCCAGTGCCTTCAGCGCGCTGTCGATCGACCCGGCGCTGGTGCTGTTCTGCCCCAACTATGCCTCCGATACCTACCCGATCCTGCGTGACAGCAAGCGCTTCGCGATCCACCTGCTGTCCGCCGACCAGACCGCCGAAGCCTATGCGTTCGCCGGCAAGGGCAAGGACAAGGCCAAGGGCATCGACTGGCACCTGAGCGAGCTGGGTAACCCGTTGCTGCCCAAGGCGACGGCGATCATCGAGTGCGAGCTGTGGCGCGAGTACGATGGCGGCGACCATGCGATCATCGTTGGCGCTGTGCAGAACCTGGTGCTGCCGGCCGAGCCGGTGACGCCGATGGTGTATCACAAGGGCAAGCTGGGCGCCCTGCCGCCGCTGGGTTGATAGTCATGTGAGTCGGTGTTGGGTTCTTCGCGGGCAAGCCCGCTCCCACAGGAATGCCATTGCTTTGCAAACCTGTGCAGTACGTGTGGGAGCGGGCTTGCCCGCGAAGAATCCAACACCGATGCCCCTGTTTTTTAGGGGCCGCGCTACCCGCTCACCCTCGGATGCGGCCCCTGTTTTATTGGAGCACTGCGCATGAGCAATGAAAAGTACGAAAAAGGCCTGCAGATCCGCACCCAGGTGCTTGGCGAGGAATACGTCAATCGCTCGATCCAGAACGCCGACGACTTCACCAAGCCATTGCAGGAGCTGGTCACCGAGTACTGCTGGGGCCATGTCTGGGGGCGAGACGGCTTGTCGCTCAAAGAGCGCAGCATGATAAACTTGGCGATGATTTCCGCGCTCAACCGGCCCCACGAGCTCAAGCTGCACATCCGCGGCGCCTTGCGTAATGGACTGAGCCGTGAACAAATTCGCGAGATCCTGCTCCAAGTCGGCATTTATTGCGGCGTGCCCGCGGCGGTGGACAGTTTCCGCCTGGCCCGCGAAGCGTTCGCCGAAGCCGATGCGGAGTCAACCCGTTAACAACGGGCTGTTCGAACCACTGCAAGGAATGCCTCGGTTCGGGGCACTCCGCGATGTTGGCGCAACAGCCTCATAAAGAGCGCACCTGATGAAACGCCAGCCACTCGATGACAGCTTCAAGGTCAACCGTAACCCCGTAACACTGCGCGAAATCGTGCTCGACAAGCTGCGTGGCGCGATCATGAACTTCCACCTGCTCCCAGGCGACCGCTTGGTCGAGCGCGACCTCTGCGACCGCCTCGGCGTCAGCCGCACCTCGGTGCGTGAAGCCTTGCGCCACCTCGAATCAGAAGGCCTGGTGGAATTCGCCGACGCCAAGGGGCCGCGGGTGGCCATCATCACCCTGGAAGACGCCCGCGACATCTACGAGCTGCGCTGCGTGCTCGAAGGCCTGATCGTCCAGCTGTTCACCCTCAACGCCAAGGCCAAGGACATCCGTGCCCTGGAACGGGCGCTGGAGGTCAACCGCGAGGCCCTGGAAGAAGGCGAGCTGCAACAGGTGCTGGATTCGGTGCAAGGCTTCTACGACGTGCTCCTGGAAGGCTCCGGCAACCAGGTCGCCGCCCAGCAGCTGCGCCAGCTGCAGGCGCGCATCAGCTACCTGCGCGCCACTTCGGTGTCGCAGGAAAACCGCCGGGGCGCCAGCAACCGTGAAATGGAAAAGATCGTCGAGGCGATCAAGGGTGGCGACCCGCTGGTCGCTCACCAGGCCTCGGTCGACCACGTCCGCGCCGCCGCCAAGGTGGCCCTGGACTACCTGCGCCAGAAGCAGGACGACAACACCAAGGTGCGCGACATGGTCGAGCCCCTGGCCCTGAAGGATCCACGTATATAAGCAACGCATAGGCCGCTGACCATGCCCAACGCCCCGCGCTACTGCCCACACTGCACCACGGAACTGGCTCGGGGCGTTCCCACAGGCGACACCCACGAACGCCTGCACTGCACCGGCTGCGGCTACATCCATTACCTCAACCCGAAGATCATCGCCGGCTGCATCATCGAACGCGAGGGCAAGTACCTGCTGTGCCAACGCGCAATCCCCCCGCGCCCAGGCACCTGGACCCTGCCGGCGGGCTTCATGGAAGCCGGGGAAACCACCGAGCAGGCAGCGCTGCGTGAAGTCTGGGAAGAAAGCGGCGTGCGTGGCGAGATCGTCTCGCCCTACTCGATCTTCAGCGTGCCGACGATCAGCGAGGTGTACATCATCTTCCGCGCCATCGCCACCGAGGAAACCGGGCAGTACGGGCCGGAAACCCTGGCCTACAAGTTCTTCGAACCCGACGAGATCCCCTGGGACGAGATCTATTACCCGGCCATCCGGCAGATCCTCGAGCG
Proteins encoded in this window:
- a CDS encoding flavin reductase family protein yields the protein MIDATVYKNVLGSFPSGVTVITTLDDDGSVVGLTASAFSSLSMDPPLVLFCPNYTSDSYPVLIKQKRFAIHLLSGEQQAEAYAFAKKGKDKAAGIEWSLSELGNPILAGATAIIECELWREYEGGDHAIMVGKVHNLIVPEEAPRPMVYCRGKMASLPAFA
- a CDS encoding LLM class flavin-dependent oxidoreductase, with translation MKFSLFVHMERWDEQVSHRQLFEDLTELTLMAENGGFSTVWIGEHHAMEYTISPSPMPLLAYLAARTEKIRLGAGTIIAPFWNPIRVAGECALLDVISNGRMEVGLARGAYQFEFDRMANGMPATDGGKALREMVPVVRKLWEGDYAHEGEVYKFPTSTSVPKPFNATPPMWIAARDPDSHNFAVANGCNVMVTPLMKGDEEVLDLKNKFQAALDNNPDVPRPQLMVLRHTHVHSPSEPEGWKVGAQAISRFYRTFDAWFGNKTTPVNGFLEPSPESKFAEVPAFQLENIRKNTMIGTPEEIIARIRYYQELGVDEFSFWCDNSLPHAEKKKSLELFIKEVVPAFA
- a CDS encoding amino acid synthesis family protein; translated protein: MSFEIRKIVTYSEETRIEGGKATDKPVTMVGLAVVIKNPWAGRGFVEDLKPEIRANCSDLGALMVERLTAAIGGADKIEAYGKAAVVGADGEIEHASAVIHTLRFGNHYREAVQAKSYLSFTNKRGGPGTSIQIPMMQKDDEGLRSHYITLEMQIEDAPRADEIVVVLGAADGGRLHPRIGNRYIDLEELAAEKANAQ
- a CDS encoding alpha/beta fold hydrolase; this encodes MIQPVAERTPAGTSYLDQGQGQPVVLIHGVGLNKEMWGGQFVGLANDYRVIAYDMLGHGQSALPAADTGLEGYAAQLAELLDHLQIKQATVIGFSMGGLVARAFALNYPQRLSALVVLNSVFNRTPEQSAGVIARAAQAAELGPDANVDAALDRWFSREYKAANPAQVAAIRQVLANNDPQGYHTTYSLFATQDMYRAGDLGSIQVPTLIATGELDAGSTPAMARQLAASIPGAQSVVLAEQRHMMPVEAPREVNKMLLDFLKEARTLTESAKGIVA
- a CDS encoding aldehyde dehydrogenase, producing MTLVRFQMCIDGQWLDAQSGKTFDSLNPATAQAWAQLPDADEADVELAVQAAQRAFDSQAWRSITATARGKLLRRLGDLIAENKEHLAQLESRDNGKLIRETRGQVGYLPEFFHYTAGLADKLEGGTLPLDKPDLFAYTVHEPIGVVAGIIPWNSPLYLTAIKLAPALAAGNTIVLKPSEHASATILELARLALEAGFPAGVVNVVTGYGPSTGAALTRHPLVRKIAFTGGAATARHVVRSSAENFAKLSLELGGKSPNIIFADADLDSAINGAVAGIYAASGQSCVAGSRLLVQDEIFDEFVERLIARAKRIRIGNPQDDASEMGPMATAQQLAVVEGLVAAAKAEGAELHMGGKRAEVEGDGWFYEPTLFECDSNSMTIMQEEVFGPVAAVIRFKTEEQALAIANDSQFGLAAGIWTRDLGRAHRLARDVRSGIIWVNTYRAVSAMAPIGGFKNSGYGRESGIDSVLAYTELKTVWINLSTAPMPDPFVMR
- a CDS encoding flavin reductase family protein; protein product: MIEPGIYKDVMGSFPSGVTVVTTLDADGGIVGITASAFSALSIDPALVLFCPNYASDTYPILRDSKRFAIHLLSADQTAEAYAFAGKGKDKAKGIDWHLSELGNPLLPKATAIIECELWREYDGGDHAIIVGAVQNLVLPAEPVTPMVYHKGKLGALPPLG
- a CDS encoding carboxymuconolactone decarboxylase family protein translates to MSNEKYEKGLQIRTQVLGEEYVNRSIQNADDFTKPLQELVTEYCWGHVWGRDGLSLKERSMINLAMISALNRPHELKLHIRGALRNGLSREQIREILLQVGIYCGVPAAVDSFRLAREAFAEADAESTR
- a CDS encoding GntR family transcriptional regulator, which translates into the protein MKRQPLDDSFKVNRNPVTLREIVLDKLRGAIMNFHLLPGDRLVERDLCDRLGVSRTSVREALRHLESEGLVEFADAKGPRVAIITLEDARDIYELRCVLEGLIVQLFTLNAKAKDIRALERALEVNREALEEGELQQVLDSVQGFYDVLLEGSGNQVAAQQLRQLQARISYLRATSVSQENRRGASNREMEKIVEAIKGGDPLVAHQASVDHVRAAAKVALDYLRQKQDDNTKVRDMVEPLALKDPRI
- a CDS encoding NUDIX hydrolase; the encoded protein is MPNAPRYCPHCTTELARGVPTGDTHERLHCTGCGYIHYLNPKIIAGCIIEREGKYLLCQRAIPPRPGTWTLPAGFMEAGETTEQAALREVWEESGVRGEIVSPYSIFSVPTISEVYIIFRAIATEETGQYGPETLAYKFFEPDEIPWDEIYYPAIRQILERYILERQAGVYGIYMGNDDTGKVHFIR